The genomic DNA CCGTGCGGATTTTAACCGTCACCAGCTTCCTGAGTTCTGTTTTCCCTCTTGGAAGGCGGAGCGTAACCGGTTTGATTTGTTCAAGCACGAGTCTCGCATCTTGGTCTCGGCTGACGAAATCGTTCTCATCGACAACATCGAGGGGAACACGCACGCTTTCGTTGCCCGGAACCGGGTCGATGTTATCCGTAGCCACAGGCTCGGCGGTGAACACAAGTTCGCAGCGAGCGGGATCTCCTCCGTCTGCCGTGATGAACTCCGCGGAGCGAACACTGAGCCACACAGTGGCCTTGGCTTGTGCGGCGGGCGCGAGTTCGACTTGGTCGGGGGTGTTCGTAAACTGCCCGAAATTCGCACCACCCACGGTGCCTGTTGGGCACGTGCCGTCCTGCGCCACTAAACGGAAGCGTGCCTTGTCTCCCCACGTGTCCCCGTGTCGCAGGGTCACAGTCAGGGGCACATATACCTCGCTCTTCCCGCGGCGTATTCGGACTTTCGCCCCCGGGGGCGGGACAACCACCGCATCGTGCAAGCTGGATGATGCGGGATAAATAAAGCTGAGGCCTGCCAGGTCGTCGGCTCGGATGCCCGCGCATCGACCGTCAAAGTGGGCAAAGGCAAACATGGTGGCGTGGTGATCGCCCGAGTGTCCTAAGCCGATCGTGTGGCCAAGTTCGTGGGTGACCACCTCAGCCAAGTTGCACGTGTTCCAAAACGGGCACTGGTCCCAGCCATTGTTGAAGAGAATCTTCGCCGAGGTGATTCGTTGGAAGGTGACGCCGTTGACTTCGGTCGTGTCGGACTTTTCCGCACAGTATCCCCCAACCGCCAAAATCCCCGAGCAGAACCAAGGGTCGGAAAGCAGATTGTTCGGGTCGTTGAACATAATTTGGGTTGCGGGGCTACAGTCCAACTTCCCCGGTGCCATGTCCCCGCCTCGCTGTAGGAACAGCGTGGCAATCGCTGGTGAGGTCCAGGCTTCCATGGCGGCATCGATTGCCACGTTCGTTTGTTCGGCGCCCAGGGCCGCGTCGCCGGCTGGATCGACAAGGTATGTGACCGGCTCTCCGCGATCGGCCTGGAACCAACGAGCAGCGGTAGACATGAGGGCGAAGGGAGCTCCGTACGTGTCGAGCGCCGCGTCGATGTCGCCGCTCAGCGGTGCCGCTTTGGGCACCGCTCGTCCGGTCAGCGTGGCACGGACGGAGCTCCGCAATGCTTGCCAGTCGTACACTGCTTGAGTCTGGGCGGGGCGAAGAGATCTGCCATCCCATTCGATTGCTGTACTGCCGGGCCCGAGATCGCGCAACGCGAGCGAGCCTCCAGCCCCTTGAAGAATTGTGTACTTGCCGAGTGCCAGGCTCGTAGTGCCCCACGCACCGTCGGCCCGTCGACTAGCAAATACCAACACTTTTTCTCCGGGTCGGTACACCGGCACACCGAAGAACCGTGCGGTGACTTCCGGGGTTTCTCCCCCGAGTTCAGTGAGTTCCAAGACTGAAGCGGCTTGGCCCTTCAGCGTTTCCGCAACGCGCAGGCGGACAGTCGTCGACACCAACTGCGACGCTGCGTCGTACTGTGGGGCGACCTCCTCCACCTCCCCGACCACGACCGCATCCGCTTGCTGCGCGAGCTGTTGTTCGTTGGCGATGATGAGCGTGGTCGGCCACGCCGACCAAGGAACTAGTCCACAGGCAATGACGATTATGACATGTCGGGTGCGCATTGAGTTTGTCCTCCGGGAGGACAACCAATGCGCTTGCCGTGCCAGCTAATCGTAAACACTACGTCACGTTTTCGATGTGTGGCCCGTACCGGCAGCCAATTGACGTTTTGGGCAAAACGCCAATTCCGGTTCCCTCGCGAACTCGTGAACTTCCCATCCCGCAAGAAACTCGCGGCAGCAAGTGCTTAACGCCAGCGAGCACCGCCTAAGCGCACGAGTTCCGCATGGATGTCATAGAGAGTTCGAGCAACTTCCCTGCGCCGGTCGAGAGCGCGGGGAATTCCTCCGGCGTTTGCAAAGCGTTCGATGTCCTGCAGGCCAGGTACATCGCGCGCCGTTGCTCCCAAGGCCACACACTCCGAAGGAGCCTCAGGATCCACTTGGATCACTGGAAGTTGCGGGAACGGCCGAGGATTGTCGGTCGCCAGACGTGTGCGATCGAATGCGTCGAGGAAGATGTTGGCATTGCGGTCGCGCAGCGTGAGTGGCTCAAGACCGAACAAGAACTCGATAAACGCTGGGTACGAGCTGTGCTCGTACAACGTCGAGGACACGAAGCCACGTTTTGCCCATGGCGACGCGATGAACGCCGGCACGCGGGGCCCGAGCTTACCAAAGCCTTGGTCCGAGCGTTCGTCGGGTACGGTCGGCGGCGGGACGTGGTCGAAAAAGCCGCCGTGCTCGTCGTAGGTTAGGATGAACAAACTCCGGCGCCACTGAGGACTTGCGCCCAGGGCCCGCAGCACCGCGGCAACAAATGCTTGGCCGAGTTGAACGTCGTGCGGTGGGTGATCATCATTGACACCAAATCCTGGCTCCACCACGCAAACCGGCGGCAAAGTACCGGCACGAGCATCCTCGAAGAACGCCTGGATGGGAAGCAGGCGCGAGAGTTGTGTCCTCAAGCTCGCCCACAGCGCCAAAAAAGGAAGATCCGTGTAGTAGTACTTCCAGTCGATGCCCGCCTCGTTCAGTGCATCGTAAATCGTGCGGAAGCGAAAGCCTGGCGGGGTGGGGAAGTCGTTATTCTTCCGCCCGTCCGATTGGGCCGCGTGCAGGTACATCCGGTTCGGCCATGTGGGACCACGCACCGAACAAAACCAGCGCTGGCAGAGCACGAATTCGTCGGCCAGCGCATAGTAAATCGGCAGTTGGTGGCGCTGGTAGTAACCCATCACTTGGTCGCCATGGGTAGGCCCCACCGCTTGCCAGTGTTCGCGGACGAAGCCATCCATCCGGCCGTCATTCACCTGGCGAAAGCTTGCATCCCACCCGTGCGGTGGATCCTCAACACAACGATCGGACATGGGGAAAACCCGCACCAGCGACCCATCCGGGCGCGGGTTCGCGAATGAGGCCTGCAAACCATCGACCGCTCGCCCCTCGTGCAATGACAGAGAGCCCAAGAAATGGTCGAAGGTCCGGTTCTCCATCATCACCAAAACAACGGTGTCGACCTTGAGATCCGCGGGAGAGAGCGGCGGCAGCTCAGAGCCCTCGCCGTCGTCGCCACAACTGCTGATCAACGGCCCCAACGCTACGGCCCCCGCCACCG from Candidatus Binatia bacterium includes the following:
- a CDS encoding matrixin family metalloprotease; amino-acid sequence: MRTRHVIIVIACGLVPWSAWPTTLIIANEQQLAQQADAVVVGEVEEVAPQYDAASQLVSTTVRLRVAETLKGQAASVLELTELGGETPEVTARFFGVPVYRPGEKVLVFASRRADGAWGTTSLALGKYTILQGAGGSLALRDLGPGSTAIEWDGRSLRPAQTQAVYDWQALRSSVRATLTGRAVPKAAPLSGDIDAALDTYGAPFALMSTAARWFQADRGEPVTYLVDPAGDAALGAEQTNVAIDAAMEAWTSPAIATLFLQRGGDMAPGKLDCSPATQIMFNDPNNLLSDPWFCSGILAVGGYCAEKSDTTEVNGVTFQRITSAKILFNNGWDQCPFWNTCNLAEVVTHELGHTIGLGHSGDHHATMFAFAHFDGRCAGIRADDLAGLSFIYPASSSLHDAVVVPPPGAKVRIRRGKSEVYVPLTVTLRHGDTWGDKARFRLVAQDGTCPTGTVGGANFGQFTNTPDQVELAPAAQAKATVWLSVRSAEFITADGGDPARCELVFTAEPVATDNIDPVPGNESVRVPLDVVDENDFVSRDQDARLVLEQIKPVTLRLPRGKTELRKLVTVKIRTGPAPDNVSVHVNPGTCPGGLVQPALIPKLSRTFAGVAMGSNARVSAQIPLVFQLDTVTSIFPGSPARCTAEVRVTGQNPDGNPTNNAQPLVIDLRDDNDL
- a CDS encoding alkaline phosphatase family protein, which translates into the protein MKRGGGKRGKRAAVARPVGSITRRQALKQISAVAGAVALGPLISSCGDDGEGSELPPLSPADLKVDTVVLVMMENRTFDHFLGSLSLHEGRAVDGLQASFANPRPDGSLVRVFPMSDRCVEDPPHGWDASFRQVNDGRMDGFVREHWQAVGPTHGDQVMGYYQRHQLPIYYALADEFVLCQRWFCSVRGPTWPNRMYLHAAQSDGRKNNDFPTPPGFRFRTIYDALNEAGIDWKYYYTDLPFLALWASLRTQLSRLLPIQAFFEDARAGTLPPVCVVEPGFGVNDDHPPHDVQLGQAFVAAVLRALGASPQWRRSLFILTYDEHGGFFDHVPPPTVPDERSDQGFGKLGPRVPAFIASPWAKRGFVSSTLYEHSSYPAFIEFLFGLEPLTLRDRNANIFLDAFDRTRLATDNPRPFPQLPVIQVDPEAPSECVALGATARDVPGLQDIERFANAGGIPRALDRRREVARTLYDIHAELVRLGGARWR